A genomic stretch from Setaria italica strain Yugu1 chromosome VII, Setaria_italica_v2.0, whole genome shotgun sequence includes:
- the LOC101766303 gene encoding uncharacterized protein LOC101766303 isoform X1 yields MSKQKIVIKATMSNAKSRAQAMVLASKANGVRESAYFIDRAGINKKLRRKRKKRGALRDYSRVRSNAKSLAPAKSQAEASSLIFAIRVVGEVSCLLKIRAFRSFQTSHMIKRGRLLRALRDEFGVVVIKVHHSRALDEGRHALGRRLGCASHVAV; encoded by the exons ATGTCAAAG CAAAAGATTGTGATCAAGGCGACCATGTCCAACGCCAAGAGCCGTGCCCAGGCCATGGTGCTGGCCTCCAAAGCAAACG gGGTACGAGaaagtgcctatttcattgatagagcagGAATAAACAAAAAActgagaaggaaaaggaaaaaaaggggaGCCTTAAGGGACTACTCGCGTGTTAGAAGTAACGCTAAATCTTTGGCCCCCGCCAAGAGCCAAGCTGAGGCCTCATCCTTAATTTTCGCCATCAGAGTCGTTGGTGAGGTCTCGTGCCTGTTGAAAATACGTGCATTCCGTTCTTTCCAAACTTCCCACATGATTAAAAGAGGGAGGCTTCTTAGGGCCTTACGTGATGAGTTCGGTGTTGTGGTGATAAAAGTCCACCACTCCAGAGCGTTGGATGAAGGTCGCCATGCATTAGGCCGTAGATTAGGCTGCGCCAGCCATGTCGCCGTTTGA
- the LOC101770792 gene encoding heavy metal-associated isoprenylated plant protein 16 — translation MKQKIVIKLSVASDKSRSKAMVLAAKADGVSKMGITGDGKDRLEVEGDGVDAVCLVECLRRKVGHAEILQVEEVKPAEKKPEEKKPDEPKVVPLPYWWYPYHYHHPQPWC, via the exons ATGAAG CAAAAGATCGTGATCAAGCTGAGCGTGGCGAGCGACAAGAGCCGGTCCAAGGCCATGGTGCTGGCCGCCAAGGCAGACG GGGTGAGCAAGATGGGGATCACCGGCGACGGCAAGGACcggctggaggtggagggcgACGGCGTCGACGCCGTCTGCCTGGTCGAGTGCCTGCGCAGGAAGGTCGGCCACGCCGAGATCCTGCAGGTGGAGGAGGTGAAGCCCGCCGAGAAGAAACCGGAGGAGAAGAAGCCGGATGAACCCAAGGTCGTGCCGCTGCCGTACTGGTGGTATCCCTACCACTACCACCACCCGCAGCCATGGTGTTGA
- the LOC111257834 gene encoding heavy metal-associated isoprenylated plant protein 47-like: MSGDKSRSKALGLVASTHGVQSVAIEGRERNHLVVVGDGLDAVSLTSYLRKKVGSAQIVQVEVLGAGAAAEKTKPPATTTTSVLAAGSQQWQPRYYSGYYSRPAAVHPYAGQYGYGYDDPRPDADSSCAIM; the protein is encoded by the exons ATGAGCGGTGACAAGAGCCGGTCTAAAGCTCTGGGTTTAGTCGCCTCCACGCACG GGGTGCAGTCCGTGGCGAtagaagggagggagaggaaccATCTGGTGGTGGTCGGCGACGGCCTGGACGCCGTCAGCCTGACGAGCTACCTTCGCAAGAAGGTGGGCAGCGCGCAGATCGTCCAGGTGGAGGTCCTcggagccggcgccgccgccgagaagacgaagccgccggcgacgaccacCACCAGCGTGCTAGCCGCGGGCTCGCAGCAGTGGCAGCCGCGCTACTACAGCGGCTACTactcccggccggccgccgtgcACCCGTACGCCGGCCAGTACGGCTACGGCTACGACGACCCCCGCCCCGATGCGGACTCGTCGTGCGCCATCATGTGA
- the LOC101766303 gene encoding uncharacterized protein LOC101766303 isoform X2, whose translation MSKQKIVIKATMSNAKSRAQAMVLASKANGVGSVGITGDLKDQLEVVGVGIDIACLVRCLRKKLRYAEIVKVEEVKDKPEEEKKKPDPACTCTGPCRCAAAGYYHAPLPLYLCEQDPPPGSCLIL comes from the exons ATGTCAAAG CAAAAGATTGTGATCAAGGCGACCATGTCCAACGCCAAGAGCCGTGCCCAGGCCATGGTGCTGGCCTCCAAAGCAAACG GGGTGGGATCGGTAGGGATCACCGGCGACCTCAAGGACCAGCTGGAGGTGGTCGGCGTGGGCATCGACATCGCCTGCCTGGTCAGGTGCCTGCGCAAGAAGCTCCGCTACGCCGAGATCGTCAAGGTGGAGGAGGTGAAGGACaagcccgaggaggagaagaagaagcccgACCCCGCCTGCACCTGCACGGGGCCGTGCCGGTGCGCTGCCGCCGGTTACTACcacgcgccgctgccgctgtaTCTCTGCGAGCAGGACCCGCCGCCAGGCAGCTGCCTCATCTTGTGA
- the LOC101769967 gene encoding heavy metal-associated isoprenylated plant protein 16, with protein sequence MKVKIVIQVTMPDARSRSRAMEVAAKANGVSTIEITGDLKDRLEVVGEGIDIICLVMCLRKKLCHAEILQVAEVKPEEKKKPEEKKPDEPKPCACPGPCRCAGGYCYAPLPMVLCEEPPAGACRIM encoded by the exons ATGAAG GTAAAGATTGTGATCCAGGTGACCATGCCGGACGCCAGGAGCCGCTCCCGGGCCATGGAGGTGGCCGCCAAAGCAAACG GGGTGAGCACGATAGAGATCACCGGCGACCTCAAGGACCGGCTGGAGGTGGTCGGAGAAGgcatcgacatcatctgccTCGTCATGTGCTTGCGCAAGAAGCTCTGCCACGCCGAGATCCTGCAGGTGGCGGAAGTGAAGCccgaggagaagaagaagccggAGGAGAAGAAGCCTGACGAGCCCAAGCCCTGCGCGTGCCCGGGGCCGTGCCGGTGCGCCGGCGGTTATTGCTACGCGCCGCTGCCGATGGTTCTTTGCGAGGAGCCGCCGGCGGGCGCTTGCCGCATCATGTGA
- the LOC101770379 gene encoding uncharacterized protein LOC101770379 produces MKQKVVIKVSMPCERSRSRAMALVARAHGVLSMEITGGDARDKLEVVGDGVDAARLVSCLRRKLGHAEILLVEEVKDKMAEEPEEPTVQHEAAVEPPPRCYHSCHDCHHHHHPPPMVVCEEPSNCPIM; encoded by the exons ATGAAG CAAAAGGTGGTGATCAAGGTGAGCATGCCGTGCGAGAGGAGCCGATCCAGAGCCATGGCGCTGGTCGCCAGGGCACACG GGGTGCTCTCCATGGAGATCACCGGCGGCGACGCCAGGGACAAGCTGGAGGTGGTCGGCGACGGCGTTGACGCGGCCCGCCTCGTCAGCTGCCTGCGCAGGAAGCTCGGCCACGCCGAGATCCTGCTGGTGGAGGAGGTGAAGGACAAGATGGCGGAGGAGCCGGAAGAGCCGACGGTGCAGCACGAGGCCGCCGTGGAGCCGCCGCCTCGATGCTACCACAGTTGCCAcgactgccaccaccaccaccacccgccgccgATGGTCGTCTGCGAGGAGCCCAGCAACTGCCCCATCATGTAA